One Aegilops tauschii subsp. strangulata cultivar AL8/78 chromosome 7, Aet v6.0, whole genome shotgun sequence genomic window carries:
- the LOC109748306 gene encoding F-box protein At5g18160-like isoform X1: MPDRRGATLLEDLPEEIINKILVLLASKDAGRCRAVNTSWRSATSTPEFMLEHHRRQPSLPIVDGCGKPANQVVLGDVCAGASNQQLWPFLSGSKHRSRNEPIAVCDGFLIVSWGYEFYICNPVTRKHALLPQPQVGQGIDNTMVGFYQHHPTGEYRVLWVSWSHQTSESSLYVLTVGSDRPRRISVRMPTVLSSSAEEELWNKLIYSYCSSPVHHRGSLHWYPYGTSDITGGGGDIIVFDTEAESFRWMRSPTQPCNHSKLFDMEGTLAFWGCSVSNTSVDVWEMQDYEAEIWAFRYRIDVSTVEASRQLYLTSFKKKKTRPLDSAVRLFNDMAVLNERELLVRFNHQHVLRCDIDGKFLGIVNIGKSQYRMWLTPPPPPPPPPRLKESIVPIPGHEMQEDEEPPFSTGHV, encoded by the coding sequence ATGCCGGACAGGAGAGGCGCGACCCTGCTTGAGGACCTGCCCGAGGAGATCATCAACAAGATACTCGTCCTGTTGGCATCCAAGGACGCCGGCCGCTGTCGAGCTGTGAACACATCATGGCGTAGTGCCACATCCACACCTGAATTCATGCTCGAACACCACCGACGCCAGCCGTCGCTCCCCATTGTGGATGGGTGTGGAAAGCCTGCCAATCAAGTCGTCTTGGGCGACGTCTGTGCTGGTGCCTCCAATCAACAGCTTTGGCCTTTCCTCTCAGGCTCCAAACACCGTTCCAGGAATGAGCCCATAGCCGTCTGTGATGGCTTCCTTATTGTTTCTTGGGGATATGAATTCTACATCTGCAATCCGGTTACCCGCAAGCATGCTCTATTACCGCAGCCTCAAGTTGGGCAAGGCATCGACAATACCATGGTTGGTTTCTACCAGCACCATCCAACTGGAGAATACAGGGTTCTCTGGGTCTCGTGGTCACATCAGACGTCTGAATCCAGCTTATATGTCCTCACAGTGGGATCTGACAGGCCAAGGCGCATCAGCGTCAGAATGCCAACAGTCTTGTCGTCTTCCGCAGAAGAGGAGTTATGGAACAAGCTGATCTATTCATACTGTTCATCACCTGTACACCACCGTGGCAGCCTCCACTGGTATCCTTATGGCACTAGTGACATTACAGGAGGCGGTGGAGATATCATTGTGTTTGACACAGAAGCAGAGTCATTCCGGTGGATGCGCAGTCCCACCCAGCCGTGCAATCATAGTAAGTTGTTCGACATGGAGGGAACACTTGCTTTCTGGGGCTGCTCGGTTTCTAACACTTCTGTGGATGTCTGGGAGATGCAGGATTACGAGGCTGAAATCTGGGCTTTCAGGTACAGGATTGATGTATCAACGGTGGAGGCATCAAGACAACTTTATTTAACTTCtttcaaaaagaaaaagacaAGACCACTTGATTCTGCCGTGCGGTTGTTTAATGATATGGCTGTGCTAAACGAGCGTGAGCTGCTGGTCAGGTTTAACCACCAACATGTGTTGCGTTGTGATATTGATGGCAAATTCTTAGGTATTGTGAACATCGGAAAAAGTCAGTATCGCATGTGgcttaccccccccccccccccccccccccccccccgcctcaaAGAGAGCATTGTTCCAATTCCAGGCCATGAGATGCAAGAAGATGAGGAGCCTCCATTCTCCACAGGGCATGTCTGA
- the LOC109748306 gene encoding F-box protein At5g18160-like isoform X2 has translation MPDRRGATLLEDLPEEIINKILVLLASKDAGRCRAVNTSWRSATSTPEFMLEHHRRQPSLPIVDGCGKPANQVVLGDVCAGASNQQLWPFLSGSKHRSRNEPIAVCDGFLIVSWGYEFYICNPVTRKHALLPQPQVGQGIDNTMVGFYQHHPTGEYRVLWVSWSHQTSESSLYVLTVGSDRPRRISVRMPTVLSSSAEEELWNKLIYSYCSSPVHHRGSLHWYPYGTSDITGGGGDIIVFDTEAESFRWMRSPTQPCNHRLRG, from the exons ATGCCGGACAGGAGAGGCGCGACCCTGCTTGAGGACCTGCCCGAGGAGATCATCAACAAGATACTCGTCCTGTTGGCATCCAAGGACGCCGGCCGCTGTCGAGCTGTGAACACATCATGGCGTAGTGCCACATCCACACCTGAATTCATGCTCGAACACCACCGACGCCAGCCGTCGCTCCCCATTGTGGATGGGTGTGGAAAGCCTGCCAATCAAGTCGTCTTGGGCGACGTCTGTGCTGGTGCCTCCAATCAACAGCTTTGGCCTTTCCTCTCAGGCTCCAAACACCGTTCCAGGAATGAGCCCATAGCCGTCTGTGATGGCTTCCTTATTGTTTCTTGGGGATATGAATTCTACATCTGCAATCCGGTTACCCGCAAGCATGCTCTATTACCGCAGCCTCAAGTTGGGCAAGGCATCGACAATACCATGGTTGGTTTCTACCAGCACCATCCAACTGGAGAATACAGGGTTCTCTGGGTCTCGTGGTCACATCAGACGTCTGAATCCAGCTTATATGTCCTCACAGTGGGATCTGACAGGCCAAGGCGCATCAGCGTCAGAATGCCAACAGTCTTGTCGTCTTCCGCAGAAGAGGAGTTATGGAACAAGCTGATCTATTCATACTGTTCATCACCTGTACACCACCGTGGCAGCCTCCACTGGTATCCTTATGGCACTAGTGACATTACAGGAGGCGGTGGAGATATCATTGTGTTTGACACAGAAGCAGAGTCATTCCGGTGGATGCGCAGTCCCACCCAGCCGTGCAATCATA GATTACGAGGCTGA